From the genome of Monomorium pharaonis isolate MP-MQ-018 chromosome 2, ASM1337386v2, whole genome shotgun sequence, one region includes:
- the LOC105835622 gene encoding protein FAN has product MEKERFTMLLLEPGEIFFEDYSVQMRMLNPSLSEDKKWINGRLKLCSKSLVFVNKDINQPLIKIQLKETISIEQLSNDIINNMLAIECKQHVEMLEKNILAPYRFIHQNSIFHFCFNYAKVEDCLSQILQLHRAASLVTVEQNAMIMAIVHSRQSRVSFDTSWLEDLYEQVVLETQANKVLPLVINPGRVLLTNSRIYFQPYNNMDQHPVLKIQLKDIQNIIKRRFLLRQVGLEIKWIRQTGSKIKHLFLSFQNQDGRDKLYENLLKQLAVSLETIPQNQMTMRWQNGCISNYDYILYVNSLADRTFHDLTQYPVLPWIIQDYTSTTLDLNDINVYRDLSKPVGALNPSRLKRLKERYSEMAEPKFLYGSHYSAPGFVLFYLVRKYPQYMLCLQNGRFDHPDRMFNSIADVWKNVLVNMSDFKELIPEFYDVSNSGDFLVNNYGIDFGYRHDGTKIGDVQLPPWAKGPADFVQQLRNALESDYVSQNLHHWIDLIFGYKQRGIEADKVDNVFFHLCYEGAVDLDTIRDINDRHGLEVQIMEFGQIPKQIFILPHPKRLTSAPNLLYSETLLTSAESTSGSTCIKEKSINFTELIVFQAHRDCVTSVVRKSTTSNEIISVGQDGMLKLYNISEKKLTRSVTLSPLSLSSCISYYTLSQRNILVAGSWDNTLIFYDIEFGRVIDVLQGHEDAVSCLAWSSTHQVIISGSWDCTAKVWHGYTSGSKIKPAEYFIAQLDHDSKVTCINISRDDTMLVSGTEDGELCLWSMNNYNLQSTIKGHICRVNAITFDKQCSSMISCAEDKVLNITDVRTSTQIYSVSLESEPLTLTWMKTFLLIGDNDGNLNIWNHQKAAFAPQIHCHDGPLCALAITADSNLMITGGKDRKVIVWECHDH; this is encoded by the exons ATGGAGAAGGAAAG ATTTACAATGCTTCTTTTGGAACcaggagaaatattttttgaagattatAGCGTTCAGATGAGGATGCTAAATCCTTCATTGTCTGAAGATAAAAAGTGGATAAATGGGAGATTGAAATTATGTTCTAAATCTTTagtatttgtaaataaagatattaaccAACCATTAATTAAGATTCAGCTCAAAGAAACTATATCAATCGAACAATTGAgcaatgatataataaa CAATATGTTGGCAATAGAATGTAAGCAACATGTGGAAATGCtggagaaaaatatattagcacCATATCGATTTATACATCAGAATagtatatttcatttttgttttaattatgcaaaagtAGAAGATTGTCTTTCACAGATCCTACAGTTGCATAGAGCAGCGAGTTTAGTCACTGTAGAACAGAATGCAATg attatggCTATTGTACACTCGAGACAGTCACGTGTATCTTTTGATACATCATGGCTTGAGGATCTATATGAACAAGTGGTATTGGAGACACAAGCAAACAAAGTATTACCGCTTGTAATAAATCCAGGCAGAGTATTATTGACTAACTcgagaatatattttcaacCCTATAATAACATGGATcag CATCCTGTTCTTAAAATCCAATTGAAGGatatacagaatattataaaaaggagATTTTTATTGCGACAAGTG GGTCTTGAAATTAAATGGATACGACAAACTGGTAGTAAgatcaaacatttatttttatcatttcaaaATCAAGATGGTAGAGACaaattgtatgaaaatttacttaaacAATTGGCAGTTTCTCTTGAGACTATACCACAAAATCAAATGACAATGAGATGGCAGAATGGATGTATatcaaattatgattatattttatacgttaatag TCTGGCAGACAGAACATTTCATGATTTGACACAGTATCCAGTGTTACCTTGGATTATACAAGACTATACTTCTACGACATTAGATTTAAATGACATTAATGTTTATAGAGATCTTTCAAAACCTGTTGGTGCATTAAATCCTAGTCGTCTAAAGAGactaaaa gAACGATATTCAGAAATGGCTGAGCCAAAGTTTTTATATGGTTCTCATTATAGCGCACCAGGTTTTGTACTATTTTACTTAGTACGGAAATATCCTCAATATATGCTCTGTCTTCAAAACGGAAGATTTGATCATCCAGATAGAATGTTTAACAG TATAGCCGACGTATGGAAAAATGTTTTGGTGAATATGTCTGACTTTAAAGAACTGATACCAGAGTTTTATGATGTGAGCAATAGTGGTGACTTTCTAGTGAATAATTATGGCATCGACTTTGGCTATCGGCATGATGGTACAAAAATAGGTGATGTACAGTTACCTCCTTGGGCAAAAG GACCAGCCGATTTTGTACAACAATTAAGAAATGCCTTGGAAAGTGATTATGTTTCTCAAAATCTTCATCACTGGATTGACTTAATTTTTGGATATAAACAACGAGGAATTGAAGCTGATAAAGTTGATAATG TATTCTTTCATTTGTGTTATGAAGGAGCAGTAGATTTAGATACTATACGAGATATAAATGATAGACATGGGCTTGAGGTACAAATTATGGAGTTTGGTCAAATaccaaaacaaatttttattttacctcATCCCAAACGTTTAACATCAGCTCCAAATTTATTGTACAGCGAAACATTATTGACTTCGGCAGAATCAACTTCAG gCAGTAcatgtataaaagaaaaatcaattaattttactgaaTTAATAGTGTTTCAAGCGCACAGAGACTGCGTCACAAGTGTTGTACGAAAAAGTACAACGAGTAACGAAATTATATCAGTAGGACAAGATGGAATGCTTAAATTGTATAACATAAGCGAGAAAAAACTGACACGTAGTGTTACTTTATCTCCGTTGTCTTTGTCATCTTGTATCTCGTATTATACATTATCGCAACGTAACATTCTTGTAGCAGGCTCATGGGATAATACCTT GATATTTTATGACATCGAATTTGGTAGAGTAATTGATGTCCTGCAAGGACATGAAGATGCTGTATCATGTTTAGCATGGAGCTCTACTCATCAAGTGATTATATCTGGATCATGGGATTGTACTGCAAAAGTTTGGCATGGATACACTTCTGGATCAAAAATTAAGCCTGCGGAATATTTTATCGCACAATTAGATCATGACTCCAAAGTAACTTGCATTAATATATCGAG AGACGATACCATGTTGGTATCTGGTACAGAAGATGGTGAATTATGTTTGTGGAGCatgaataattacaatttacaatcTACTATTaaag gCCATATATGTAGAGTAAACGCGATAACGTTCGATAAGCAATGCAGCAGCATGATATCATGTGCAGAagacaaagtattaaatataactgaTGTTCGAACAAGTACACAGATATATTCCGTCAGTCTAGAAAGTGAACCATTGACATTAACATGGATGAAAACGTTCTTGTTGATAGGCGATAATGACGGAAATCTTAATATCTGGAATCATCAAAAGGCTGCATTTGCCCCACAAATACATTGTCATGATG GACCGCTTTGCGCCTTAGCTATAACCGCTGATAGTAATTTAATGATAACAGGTGGAAAAGACAGGAAAGTTATCGTGTGGGAATGTCACGATCATTAA
- the LOC118644259 gene encoding uncharacterized protein LOC118644259 isoform X1, whose product MAFLGIEFMNGDNKEEPGEIAVIHQAWLTPLKKEIWWPPYKTSAQFRKALSIGEEPKETWTIYELKRTFFTCDDLDKALTKIKKFEEVSDIQSSASDNNDNVKKRNRKPNLKYVVSSSSEEEVNENESSFRRPPKISRFVHEQQDESCHQDLTSESMILSPLAKTAFSSQAIRSDNSSTSTHSWTENVDALNSPKQTPCTTVSTNTIPQSNSSNSTLINQDCISCRAHLCFSEKIFAKVKKVREEIKELKGILRQQNTEGSIPSIPDDLAVEFPLKTREELQVLEDYLNSRQNKNAMSLYFTTLGGDSISTKTNRILKLVLSNELAATFNFTGTNVKEAFQKLHLKNVIVHGVQKTLPLSTEKDVESAIKIWLKHAPDRIKEALKKNRR is encoded by the exons ATGGCTTTTCTTGGCATCGAATTTATGAACGGTGATAATAAGGAAGAACCAGGAGAAATAGCCGTAATTCATCAAGCATGGTTAACACCTCTAAAGAAAGAGATTTGGTGGCCGCCATACAAAACAAGTGCGCAATTCAGGAAAGCTCTTTCCATCGGAGAAGAACCCAAAGAAACGTGGACCATATACGAATTAAAACGaacattttttacttgtg aTGACTTGGATAAagcattaacaaaaataaaaaaattcgaagAAGTCTCAGATATACAGTCTTCTGCATCAGATAATAATGACaacgtgaaaaaaagaaatagaaaaccaaatttaaaatatgtagtaTCTTCAAGCAGTGAAGAGGAAGTCAATGAAAATGAAAGTTCCTTTCGTCGACCACCAAAAATATCAAGatttg tACACGAGCAACAAGATGAATCTTGTCATCAGGATCTAACATCAGAATCAATGATATTAAGTCCTTTGGCAAAAACag cCTTTTCATCACAAGCCATACGTTCCGATAATTCTTCCACTTCCACACATAGTTGGACAGAAAATGTGGATGCTTTGAATTCCCCAAAACAAACGCCATGCACCACTGTCTCCACTAATACCATTCCTCAATCAAATTCATCCAATTCAACACTTATTAATCAAGACTGTATTTCATGTAGAGCGCATTTGTGCTTCTCTg aaaaaatatttgctaaagtaaaaaaggtgagagaagaaattaaagaacTTAAGGGTATATTGCGACAACAAAACACTGAAGGTAGCATACCATCTATCCCTGACGATTTGGCGGTGGAGTTTCCATTAAAGACACGGGAGGAACTGCAAGTTTTAGAAGACTACTTAAATTCTCGTCAGAATAAAAATGCTATG tcATTATACTTTACAACATTAGGAGGTGATAGCATTTCTACAAAAAcgaatagaattttaaaactCGTTCTCAGTAACGAACTCGCTGCAACTTTCAACTTTACAGGGACAAATGTCAAAGAAGCTTTTCAAAAGTTGCATTTGAAGAATGTAATAGTCC ATGGTGTGCAAAAAACATTACCTTTAAGCACAGAAAAGGATGTAGaaagtgcaattaaaatttggttgAAGCACGCTCCTGATAGAATCAAGGAAGccttaaagaaaaaccgtCGATAA
- the LOC105839690 gene encoding mitochondrial uncoupling protein Bmcp isoform X1, with protein MGERNWKDWRPFVYGGIASIVAELCTFPLDTTKTRLQVQGQKYDQKLAHLRYSGMTDALLQISKQEGIKGLYAGISSAILRQATYGTIKFGTYYSLKKAAIDAWATGDLVTINIICAALAGAISSAIANPTDVIKVRMQVTGNETNVSLFTCFQDVYKHEGVRGLWRGVGPTAQRAAVIAGVELPIYDYTKSRCMNVLGNSVSNHFVSSFVASMGSAVASTPIDVVRTRLMNQRRVRIAGNKSSSYIYSGSIDCLVQTIKNEGIVALYKGFIPTWFRMGPWNIIFFITYEQLKQL; from the exons ATGGGAGAGAGAAATTGGAAAGATTGGAGACCTTTTGTGTATGGTGGTATAGCTTCAATCGTTGCAGAGCTGT GTACTTTTCCTTTAGATACGACAAAAACACGACTGCAAGTACAAGGACAGAAATATGATCAAAAGCTTGCACATTTAAGATATTCTGGTATGACTGATGCTTTATTGCAAATATCTAAGCAAGAAGGAATAAAAGGTTTATATGCTGG gaTTAGTTCTGCAATCTTACGACAAGCAACATATGGGACTATAAAGTTTGGAACTTACTATTCGCTTAAGAAAGCTGCTATTGATGCATGGGCTACAGGAGATTTAGtcaccataaatattatttgtgcaGCATTAGCTGGAGCTATATCAAGCGCAATTGCCAATCCTACTGATGTGATAAAAGTTCGTATGCAAGTAACAGGCAATGAAACAAATGTATCTCTATTTACTTGTTTTCAAGATGTATACAAACACGAAGGTGTTCGTGGACTTTGGagg gGTGTTGGGCCAACTGCTCAACGAGCAGCTGTTATTGCGGGTGTGGAATTACCTATATATGACTATACTAAGAGCAGATGCATGAATGTATTGGGAAATAGCGTTAGTAATCATTTtgt atctaGTTTTGTAGCTAGTATGGGGAGTGCCGTAGCTTCAACGCCTATAGACGTAGTTCGC acTCGATTGATGAATCAAAGAAGAGTGCGCATAGCTGGCAATAAGTCTTCATCATACATTTATAGTGGCAGTATAGATTGTTTGGTTCAg ACGATTAAAAATGAAGGCATCGTAGCACTATACAAAGGTTTTATCCCGACGTGGTTCCGAATGGGACCAtggaatataatattttttattacttatgaGCAATTAAAACAGTTGTGA
- the LOC118644263 gene encoding uncharacterized protein LOC118644263, which yields MNSTTPKTIKKNRHRAGKKKRAKILKAQQKALERAFEEIENFVGYPLEHTPLPPPVTDALPGRAISSLDLFQEDTVPLENYNQLTSNAPEIITLSDSDHDSPELEPLDPTAEYHSDAVAQIIIFPPEN from the exons ATGAATTCTACAACACCTAAA ACCATCAAGAAGAATCGCCACCGCGctgggaaaaagaaaagagcaaAAATCCTCAAGGCTCAACAAAAAGCCCTAGAGCGGGCTTTCGAGGAGATTGAGAATTTCGTGGGCTACCCGCTGGAACACACCCCCCTTCCTCCTCCAGTCACAGACGCTCTGCCAGGAAGAGCAATTTCTTCCCTTGATCTGTTCCAAGAAGACACCGTCCCTTTGGAAAACTATAACCAGTTAACGTCTAACGCGCCCGAAATAATCACGCTTAGCGATTCCGATCACGATTCTCCGGAGTTGGAGCCTTTAGATCCAACTGCGGAATACCATAGCGATGCAGTAGcacagattattatatttcctccagagaattaa
- the LOC105839690 gene encoding mitochondrial uncoupling protein Bmcp isoform X2, translating to MGERNWKDWRPFVYGGIASIVAELCTFPLDTTKTRLQVQGQKYDQKLAHLRYSGMTDALLQISKQEGIKGLYAGISSAILRQATYGTIKFGTYYSLKKAAIDAWATGDLVTINIICAALAGAISSAIANPTDVIKGVGPTAQRAAVIAGVELPIYDYTKSRCMNVLGNSVSNHFVSSFVASMGSAVASTPIDVVRTRLMNQRRVRIAGNKSSSYIYSGSIDCLVQTIKNEGIVALYKGFIPTWFRMGPWNIIFFITYEQLKQL from the exons ATGGGAGAGAGAAATTGGAAAGATTGGAGACCTTTTGTGTATGGTGGTATAGCTTCAATCGTTGCAGAGCTGT GTACTTTTCCTTTAGATACGACAAAAACACGACTGCAAGTACAAGGACAGAAATATGATCAAAAGCTTGCACATTTAAGATATTCTGGTATGACTGATGCTTTATTGCAAATATCTAAGCAAGAAGGAATAAAAGGTTTATATGCTGG gaTTAGTTCTGCAATCTTACGACAAGCAACATATGGGACTATAAAGTTTGGAACTTACTATTCGCTTAAGAAAGCTGCTATTGATGCATGGGCTACAGGAGATTTAGtcaccataaatattatttgtgcaGCATTAGCTGGAGCTATATCAAGCGCAATTGCCAATCCTACTGATGTGATAAAA gGTGTTGGGCCAACTGCTCAACGAGCAGCTGTTATTGCGGGTGTGGAATTACCTATATATGACTATACTAAGAGCAGATGCATGAATGTATTGGGAAATAGCGTTAGTAATCATTTtgt atctaGTTTTGTAGCTAGTATGGGGAGTGCCGTAGCTTCAACGCCTATAGACGTAGTTCGC acTCGATTGATGAATCAAAGAAGAGTGCGCATAGCTGGCAATAAGTCTTCATCATACATTTATAGTGGCAGTATAGATTGTTTGGTTCAg ACGATTAAAAATGAAGGCATCGTAGCACTATACAAAGGTTTTATCCCGACGTGGTTCCGAATGGGACCAtggaatataatattttttattacttatgaGCAATTAAAACAGTTGTGA
- the LOC118644259 gene encoding uncharacterized protein LOC118644259 isoform X2, whose translation MAFLGIEFMNGDNKEEPGEIAVIHQAWLTPLKKEIWWPPYKTSAQFRKALSIGEEPKETWTIYELKRTFFTCDDLDKALTKIKKFEEVSDIQSSASDNNDNVKKRNRKPNLKYVVSSSSEEEVNENESSFRRPPKISRFVHEQQDESCHQDLTSESMILSPLAKTEKIFAKVKKVREEIKELKGILRQQNTEGSIPSIPDDLAVEFPLKTREELQVLEDYLNSRQNKNAMSLYFTTLGGDSISTKTNRILKLVLSNELAATFNFTGTNVKEAFQKLHLKNVIVHGVQKTLPLSTEKDVESAIKIWLKHAPDRIKEALKKNRR comes from the exons ATGGCTTTTCTTGGCATCGAATTTATGAACGGTGATAATAAGGAAGAACCAGGAGAAATAGCCGTAATTCATCAAGCATGGTTAACACCTCTAAAGAAAGAGATTTGGTGGCCGCCATACAAAACAAGTGCGCAATTCAGGAAAGCTCTTTCCATCGGAGAAGAACCCAAAGAAACGTGGACCATATACGAATTAAAACGaacattttttacttgtg aTGACTTGGATAAagcattaacaaaaataaaaaaattcgaagAAGTCTCAGATATACAGTCTTCTGCATCAGATAATAATGACaacgtgaaaaaaagaaatagaaaaccaaatttaaaatatgtagtaTCTTCAAGCAGTGAAGAGGAAGTCAATGAAAATGAAAGTTCCTTTCGTCGACCACCAAAAATATCAAGatttg tACACGAGCAACAAGATGAATCTTGTCATCAGGATCTAACATCAGAATCAATGATATTAAGTCCTTTGGCAAAAACag aaaaaatatttgctaaagtaaaaaaggtgagagaagaaattaaagaacTTAAGGGTATATTGCGACAACAAAACACTGAAGGTAGCATACCATCTATCCCTGACGATTTGGCGGTGGAGTTTCCATTAAAGACACGGGAGGAACTGCAAGTTTTAGAAGACTACTTAAATTCTCGTCAGAATAAAAATGCTATG tcATTATACTTTACAACATTAGGAGGTGATAGCATTTCTACAAAAAcgaatagaattttaaaactCGTTCTCAGTAACGAACTCGCTGCAACTTTCAACTTTACAGGGACAAATGTCAAAGAAGCTTTTCAAAAGTTGCATTTGAAGAATGTAATAGTCC ATGGTGTGCAAAAAACATTACCTTTAAGCACAGAAAAGGATGTAGaaagtgcaattaaaatttggttgAAGCACGCTCCTGATAGAATCAAGGAAGccttaaagaaaaaccgtCGATAA